In Humulus lupulus chromosome 7, drHumLupu1.1, whole genome shotgun sequence, the following are encoded in one genomic region:
- the LOC133792305 gene encoding uncharacterized protein LOC133792305 has translation MNNMPMEEVQAIGNYQRQPNNPNSMTYTPAWKNHPNFSWSNNQNTLQPYLPPHPPYQPTQNRPPYPQQYAHLNPPPGYYQPQNRPPHQMPMKPAETQPDCQAITLRNGTRYEGLKKNQSKEEENKLNDEKVTEDLKKEEETPPMNIEHHVRIPYPQRLCKHYLDKQFAKFLEVFKKLHINIPFAEALEQMPSYVNFMEEILSNKRKMGYYETVALTEECSAILQRKLPQKLGLGEARPTTVTLQLADRSVKHPRATGQALIDVQKGELKLRVQGEEVVFNEFKAMTYPKESDSCFSVDVVEEVVGRKKLSEDPLELSLTIDDVDGEENEEVMSYLKWIKSAEPWKHKKFEELGAGPERPLPSILKPPVLELKVLPNHLRYAYLGERETLPVIVSSFLSEVEEEKLLRVLRAHKTAIGWTLADNEELAHRKLCIEFLWKMRRDRLLMLNEDLIRQ, from the exons atgaataacatgcccatggaagaagtcCAAGCAATAGGAAATTACCAAAGACAGCCTAATAATCCCAATTCCATGACCTACACCCCAGCTTGGAAGAACCATCCAAATTTTTCCTGGTCTAATAACCAAAACACCCTCCAACCTTATCTTCCACCTCATCCACCATATCAACCTACCCAAAATAGGCCACCTTATCCACAACAATATGCACACCTAAATCCTCCACCTGGctattatcaaccacaaaatagaccacctcATCAAATGCCAATGAAACCGGCTGAAACCCAACCTGAT TGCCAAGCTATTACTTTGAGAAATGGAACGAGATATGAAGGGCTAAAGAAGAATCagtcaaaagaagaagaaaataagtTGAATGATgaaaaggttactgaagaccttaagAAAGAAGAGGAGACCCCACCTATGAATATTGAGCATCATGTTAgaattccatatccacaaagACTTTGTAAGCATTATTTGGATAAACAGTTTGCCAAGTTTTTAGAGGTATTCAAGAAGTTACATATAAATATACCGTTTGCAGAAGCATTAGAACAGATGCCCAGCTATGTAAATTTTATGGAGGAGATTCTCTCTAATAAGAGAAAGATGGGTTATTACGAAACAGTGGCGTTAACAGAAGAATGTAGTGCGATTTTGCAAAGaaagcttcctcaaaa gcttggtttgggggaagctaggcCAACCACAGTAACATTGCAGCTGGCTGATAGATCTGTGAAGCATCCACgtg CAACTGGGCAAGCATTGATAGATGTGCAAAAGGGAGAGTTAAAGCTGAGAGTTCAAGGGGAGGAAGTAGTATTTAATGAGTTTAAGGCTATGACTTATCCTAAAGAAAGTGATAGTTGTTTCTCAGTTGATGTGGTGGAAGAAGTAGTGGGAAGAAAAAAATTAAGTGAGGACCCTCTTGAATTAAGTCTTACAATTGATGATGTAGATGGTGAGGAAAATGAAGAGGTGATGAGTTATTTGAAGTGGATAAAATCAGCTGAGCCGTGGAAGCATAAGAAGTTTGAAGAATTGGGTGCAGGACCagaaagaccattaccatcaATTCTGAAGCCACCTGTTTTAGAATTGAAAGTTTTACCGAACCATCTCCGTTATGCTTATCTTGGGGAAAGAGAGACTCTTCCAGTTATAGTTTCATCATTTCTTTCAGAAGTAGAGGAGGAGAAGTTGTTGAGGGTATTAAGAGCTCATAAAACTGCTATAGGGTGGACTCTGGCTGATAATGAGGAATTAGCCCATCGAAAGTTATGCATAGAATTCTTATGGAAGATGAGGCGAGACCGACTATTGATGCTCAATGAAGACTTAATCCgacaatga